A region from the Thermanaeromonas sp. C210 genome encodes:
- a CDS encoding YlzJ-like family protein, with translation MVIYTPMIPELIWEGADGFRPSFQEIQVGRLTLLVEPLGFQQARVVRLLSTDPADYLYSPYQPGRVVSFVPGRVTDPWKE, from the coding sequence ATGGTAATCTATACTCCCATGATACCGGAATTGATCTGGGAGGGAGCTGACGGGTTCCGGCCCAGCTTCCAGGAGATACAGGTGGGAAGGTTGACCTTGCTGGTAGAACCCCTGGGCTTCCAGCAGGCGCGGGTTGTGCGCCTGTTGAGCACCGACCCTGCCGATTACCTTTACAGCCCCTACCAGCCTGGCCGGGTGGTGAGTTTCGTTCCCGGCCGTGTCACGGACCCCTGGAAGGAGTGA
- a CDS encoding nucleotidyltransferase domain-containing protein, with protein MDGFHPQSGGCPRFFIYGSYGTELQTPLSDIDFAVLPMPTYRDTATRSSTVPSPSPPARRANSVRSTR; from the coding sequence ATTGACGGATTTCATCCGCAGTCAGGGGGATGCCCTCGCTTTTTTATCTATGGCTCCTACGGGACAGAGCTACAAACTCCGTTGTCGGATATTGATTTTGCCGTTCTACCAATGCCGACCTACAGGGACACTGCCACCCGGAGTTCCACCGTACCCTCTCCTTCACCTCCGGCCAGGCGGGCGAACTCGGTGAGGTCCACGCGGTAG
- a CDS encoding recombinase family protein — translation MRAAALYRVSTKKQVKTEEDSIPVQQHLLREYAAERGWELVAEYIEPGVSAYKLSSIDRDILQDALREAEAGKYDVLLVFKADRLSRNSFEYPMVLWRLYRAGVEVIAVADAPGGRKLNVDDQMEKLLRFIEGWQAETESKNTSIRVSQAMLDLARQGKWSGGRPPYGFRLSSRKNGLPLEIDLVEADVLKEMVRLYLEEGVGSKKIAEILNSRGLRTREGKLWRDGRVRDVLQNPIIAGLPAYNRTRPGNTPTSRCRVKDRYDLNNPEIIIPRDEDGNPRPIEEYVIIPLETWLKVMQKMKASARNEEPDARALDGPALLTGFLKCGYCGRGFISSRSNRAKITKPNGKTYIYERAYYRCITHARIGKEFCPGQGSYSQRKIDTIFLNELRMFLSNLDLGNLEAYIDSRQQLTVMRLNKEIRHLEAELEKAKRRLKNWVERLNQYFSDPAGSLYSEELMAAEIKRAQEEIADLEKKVAATRAELRACTYEREKLQEFARLAPRWFDIFITAPVPVQKRMLAQIIDKVTLWKDRLEISYRVDLTEFARLAGGEGEGTVELRVAVSL, via the coding sequence TTGCGGGCAGCCGCTCTATACCGGGTGAGCACGAAAAAGCAAGTTAAGACCGAAGAAGACAGTATCCCTGTCCAGCAACATTTACTGCGGGAGTACGCGGCCGAGCGCGGCTGGGAACTTGTTGCTGAATATATAGAGCCAGGGGTATCGGCTTATAAGCTATCTTCAATAGACAGGGATATTTTACAGGATGCCCTCCGCGAGGCCGAAGCCGGTAAGTATGACGTGCTACTTGTGTTCAAGGCCGATCGCCTTAGCCGCAATAGCTTCGAGTACCCGATGGTACTGTGGCGGCTTTACCGCGCAGGGGTGGAGGTTATTGCGGTGGCCGATGCCCCTGGGGGTCGGAAGCTTAACGTGGACGACCAGATGGAAAAGCTCCTCCGCTTTATCGAGGGGTGGCAGGCGGAAACCGAAAGCAAGAACACCTCAATTCGCGTTTCCCAGGCGATGCTCGATCTGGCCCGGCAGGGTAAATGGAGCGGGGGCAGACCGCCTTATGGGTTCCGGCTGTCTTCTCGCAAGAACGGTTTGCCTTTGGAGATAGACCTGGTGGAAGCCGATGTTCTAAAAGAGATGGTGCGCCTTTACCTGGAAGAAGGCGTGGGAAGCAAGAAGATCGCGGAGATACTCAATAGCCGGGGCTTAAGGACGAGGGAAGGGAAGCTGTGGCGCGACGGGCGAGTAAGGGATGTACTGCAAAACCCCATTATAGCTGGACTACCGGCCTACAACCGTACCAGGCCCGGCAATACTCCTACCTCCCGGTGTCGAGTGAAAGACCGGTATGACCTTAATAATCCGGAGATAATTATTCCCAGGGATGAAGACGGCAATCCCAGGCCCATTGAGGAGTATGTTATAATCCCCCTAGAAACCTGGCTTAAAGTAATGCAGAAGATGAAAGCTTCCGCCCGGAACGAGGAGCCTGATGCCAGGGCCCTAGATGGCCCGGCGCTACTTACCGGCTTCCTTAAGTGCGGGTACTGCGGGCGGGGCTTTATCTCGAGCAGGAGCAACAGGGCTAAAATAACCAAGCCTAATGGGAAGACTTACATCTACGAGCGCGCTTACTACCGCTGTATTACTCACGCCAGAATAGGCAAGGAATTTTGTCCCGGCCAGGGAAGTTACTCCCAGAGAAAGATAGATACCATTTTCCTAAATGAGCTCCGGATGTTCCTATCCAACCTCGACCTGGGTAACCTGGAGGCCTATATCGACAGCCGCCAACAGTTAACGGTTATGAGGCTTAATAAGGAGATAAGACACCTCGAAGCCGAGCTCGAAAAGGCCAAGCGGCGGCTCAAGAACTGGGTGGAACGTTTAAACCAATATTTTTCCGATCCTGCCGGAAGCCTTTACAGTGAGGAACTCATGGCGGCCGAGATAAAAAGGGCCCAGGAGGAGATAGCCGACCTGGAAAAGAAGGTAGCCGCGACTAGGGCGGAATTGAGGGCCTGCACTTACGAGCGGGAAAAACTTCAGGAATTCGCCAGGTTGGCGCCCCGGTGGTTTGACATTTTTATCACGGCTCCTGTACCGGTGCAGAAGAGGATGCTGGCCCAGATTATTGACAAGGTTACCCTCTGGAAGGATAGACTAGAGATAAGCTACCGCGTGGACCTCACCGAGTTCGCCCGCCTGGCCGGAGGTGAAGGAGAGGGTACGGTGGAACTCCGGGTGGCAGTGTCCCTGTAG
- a CDS encoding DUF1638 domain-containing protein has product MRYELESLGVNLKEVTFLKQGLHRTPDLLRVTVQENIERMEKEGFNSTIILGYGLCGNGITGLQTRRCRLVIPKADDCIGLLLGSRAAHERDKEKGNAYYLSRGWIEFGSDPYKEYQRCVPLYGGETARWILKEMLKGYTRVAFIDTGQSQGVEDRQYTRAFAAFCNLHYDELQGDLRWLERLINLQLDGEDFLEVFPGRAVDPEEFRTGNYW; this is encoded by the coding sequence TTGCGCTACGAGCTAGAAAGCTTAGGGGTAAACTTAAAAGAAGTTACTTTTTTAAAGCAAGGTTTACACCGGACACCGGATTTACTCCGGGTTACGGTGCAGGAAAATATCGAACGAATGGAAAAAGAAGGATTTAATAGTACTATTATTCTTGGTTATGGCTTATGTGGCAATGGTATAACCGGTTTGCAGACCCGCCGCTGTCGTCTGGTGATTCCTAAGGCTGACGACTGCATCGGGTTGCTTTTAGGATCTCGTGCGGCCCATGAAAGGGATAAAGAGAAGGGCAATGCTTATTATTTAAGCCGAGGTTGGATAGAATTCGGTTCCGACCCCTACAAAGAATACCAGCGATGTGTTCCCCTTTACGGAGGCGAGACGGCCAGGTGGATTTTAAAAGAGATGCTTAAAGGGTATACCCGCGTGGCCTTCATCGATACAGGGCAAAGCCAGGGTGTAGAGGACCGGCAGTATACCCGGGCATTTGCTGCTTTCTGTAATTTGCATTATGATGAATTGCAAGGTGATTTAAGGTGGCTAGAGCGTCTCATAAATTTGCAATTAGATGGAGAGGATTTCCTAGAGGTATTCCCGGGTCGAGCGGTAGATCCGGAAGAATTTAGAACAGGTAACTATTGGTAA
- a CDS encoding uroporphyrinogen decarboxylase family protein, translating into MTAYFRILADSPAEVVFSGANFDEMLTYPPFFEKYIMPYLQNLSSLLHEKGKLLLCHCDGENQGLLNLLAESGMDIAEAICPQPMTKCTIPEIKKAFKDKVTIFGGVPSVALEEESMTDEEFEIFMRRLFKEIAPGYRFILGVADTVPANAKFSRIKRIGEMVNEWGTLLGA; encoded by the coding sequence TTGACAGCGTATTTTCGTATTTTAGCTGATTCTCCGGCAGAAGTGGTATTTTCGGGGGCTAATTTCGATGAAATGCTAACTTATCCACCCTTTTTCGAGAAATATATCATGCCTTACCTTCAAAATCTATCCAGTTTACTTCATGAAAAAGGTAAGCTTCTTTTGTGCCATTGTGACGGGGAAAATCAGGGATTATTAAACCTTTTAGCTGAAAGCGGGATGGACATAGCGGAGGCCATATGTCCTCAACCTATGACCAAATGTACAATTCCTGAGATCAAGAAAGCCTTTAAGGATAAAGTGACTATTTTTGGTGGGGTACCTTCGGTGGCGCTAGAGGAAGAGAGTATGACCGATGAAGAATTTGAGATCTTTATGCGTAGGCTTTTTAAAGAGATAGCACCAGGTTACCGGTTTATCCTCGGTGTAGCCGATACTGTACCGGCTAACGCCAAATTTTCTCGTATTAAAAGAATCGGTGAGATGGTAAACGAGTGGGGAACGCTTCTGGGAGCCTAG
- a CDS encoding polysaccharide deacetylase family protein, with protein MKRVLLFLFSAVLASLLAACSYIPPVQNNPPISEGHPPEVIEEVKEEEEEIDLPEEEEIKESEEEEDEPPRPVETPGQDNVSAKSLSFWYQLKAGRVNTAPEIEQLLAEYEGIFVGPPQKTVYLTFDLGYEAGFTPKILDTLQQQGVKAAFFVTGSFVKNQPQLVKRIASEGHLIGNHTESHPDLSQLSPSEILHELKAVDGLLAALGLPSTEFFRPPQGVLSEVVLKTAGDHGYRAVLWSFAYRDWLTDNQPEPELAKKTILAGAVPGSVLLLHAVSRSNSEVLGEVIEELKSRGYSFGSLNDL; from the coding sequence ATGAAAAGGGTCTTATTGTTTTTATTCTCGGCCGTACTTGCTAGTCTCCTTGCTGCTTGTTCTTATATTCCTCCTGTCCAAAATAATCCGCCAATAAGCGAAGGACACCCTCCAGAGGTTATAGAGGAAGTCAAGGAGGAAGAAGAAGAGATTGATCTCCCAGAAGAAGAGGAGATTAAGGAATCGGAGGAAGAAGAGGATGAGCCGCCAAGGCCAGTGGAGACACCTGGGCAGGACAACGTGTCTGCTAAGTCCCTCAGCTTCTGGTACCAGCTTAAGGCCGGCAGGGTGAATACAGCCCCGGAAATAGAACAGCTCCTGGCCGAGTATGAAGGTATTTTTGTCGGGCCGCCTCAGAAGACGGTTTATTTGACTTTCGACCTGGGGTATGAAGCCGGCTTTACCCCCAAGATTCTGGATACCCTACAACAGCAAGGCGTCAAAGCAGCCTTTTTCGTCACCGGTAGCTTCGTGAAGAACCAGCCCCAGCTGGTAAAGAGGATAGCCTCCGAAGGTCACCTCATCGGCAATCATACCGAGTCGCATCCCGACCTGAGTCAACTTTCCCCCAGTGAAATTCTCCACGAGTTGAAGGCTGTTGATGGCCTGCTGGCTGCTTTGGGATTACCGTCTACCGAGTTTTTCCGGCCACCTCAGGGGGTTTTAAGTGAGGTGGTCTTGAAAACGGCCGGCGACCACGGCTACCGCGCGGTCTTGTGGAGCTTTGCCTATCGCGATTGGCTGACCGACAACCAACCGGAGCCGGAATTGGCCAAGAAGACTATCCTGGCAGGCGCGGTGCCCGGATCCGTGCTCCTGCTCCATGCGGTGAGCCGCAGTAACTCGGAGGTGCTCGGTGAGGTAATAGAGGAATTAAAGAGCAGAGGTTACTCCTTTGGCTCTTTGAATGACCTGTAA
- the ligD gene encoding non-homologous end-joining DNA ligase: protein MLAVSSEPFDSPDFIYEIKWDGYRCLAYIDGKTILQSRNLQDLTRSFPDLSYFHHSVKGQPLVLDGEIIVLDDTGRPSFNFLKARGNLIDEWKVRRAAARAPALLVVFDVLYYRGQDVMARPLEVRKGWLQEAVRPTDNLIISGFISTYGTRFFESCLEQGLEGVMAKEKGSPYLPGRRSSYWRKFRRTREGQFLILGYQPGTGRRELGALLLGEYLDGRLVYRGKVGTGFDREEERHLLAELEKLPSLLPHQVEGLAGIRGVRWVEPRLVCKVEYLEETPEGRLRHPSYRGLC from the coding sequence ATGCTGGCCGTATCCAGCGAACCCTTTGACTCGCCCGACTTTATATATGAAATAAAGTGGGACGGCTACCGCTGTCTGGCTTATATTGACGGGAAAACCATCCTTCAATCACGCAACCTGCAGGATCTCACCCGTTCCTTCCCGGATCTGTCCTACTTTCACCATTCAGTTAAGGGTCAGCCGTTGGTACTGGACGGAGAAATAATAGTTTTGGACGATACGGGTCGCCCTTCCTTTAATTTCCTTAAGGCTCGGGGAAATCTAATTGACGAGTGGAAGGTGCGCAGGGCGGCCGCGCGGGCGCCCGCCCTGTTGGTGGTCTTCGATGTTCTGTATTACCGCGGTCAAGATGTTATGGCCAGGCCCTTGGAGGTGCGCAAAGGCTGGCTTCAGGAAGCGGTGCGGCCTACGGATAACCTCATAATATCCGGCTTTATCAGCACCTATGGGACCAGGTTTTTCGAGTCCTGCCTCGAGCAGGGTTTGGAAGGGGTTATGGCCAAGGAGAAGGGGAGCCCTTACCTTCCGGGCCGTCGCTCTAGTTACTGGCGAAAGTTCAGGCGTACCCGGGAGGGGCAATTCCTCATTCTGGGGTACCAGCCGGGGACCGGCCGCCGCGAGTTGGGTGCCCTTCTGCTGGGTGAATACCTGGATGGCCGGCTGGTGTACCGGGGAAAGGTGGGCACCGGCTTCGACCGGGAGGAAGAGAGGCATCTCCTGGCGGAGCTGGAAAAACTGCCCTCGCTTCTGCCCCATCAGGTAGAAGGGCTGGCGGGTATCAGGGGGGTCCGGTGGGTGGAACCCCGTCTGGTGTGCAAAGTGGAGTATCTGGAGGAGACGCCGGAGGGCCGCCTCCGCCATCCCAGCTATCGGGGATTATGCTAG
- a CDS encoding Ku protein: MRPLWKGAISFGLVYIPVKLYRATESNGVKFNYLHAKCKTPIRYRRYCPYCQVEVPLEEIVRGYEYEKGKYVVLREEDLEDLPREATRTINLLDFVDLREIDPVYFDRSYYLTPADGGQKAYALLWEALKATGKIGIAKVALRNKTSLAAVRVYDKSLMLNTMIYPEELRSVGELAELKYEVRLETKEVEMAVTLINTLTAEFRPEKYTDEYRQALRKLVEAKIAGQEVEVPARPEAHKVVDLMEALKASIEMVQKEEKAGARRRRKTS; this comes from the coding sequence GTGCGTCCGCTCTGGAAGGGAGCTATAAGCTTCGGCCTGGTTTACATACCGGTAAAGCTGTACAGGGCTACCGAAAGCAACGGTGTAAAGTTTAACTACCTGCACGCCAAGTGCAAAACCCCTATCAGATACCGGAGGTACTGCCCTTACTGCCAGGTAGAGGTGCCCCTGGAGGAGATTGTGCGGGGATATGAGTACGAAAAGGGGAAGTACGTTGTTTTGCGGGAAGAAGACCTGGAAGATCTGCCCCGGGAAGCTACCAGAACTATTAACCTCCTCGACTTCGTGGACCTCCGGGAGATAGACCCTGTCTACTTTGACCGCTCTTATTACCTGACACCCGCCGACGGGGGGCAAAAGGCCTATGCCTTACTGTGGGAGGCTCTAAAGGCGACGGGGAAAATAGGCATTGCCAAGGTCGCCTTAAGAAATAAAACCTCCCTGGCCGCCGTAAGGGTGTATGATAAGAGCCTTATGCTGAATACCATGATCTACCCCGAAGAACTGCGTTCGGTAGGGGAACTCGCGGAGCTTAAATATGAGGTGCGCCTGGAGACCAAAGAGGTCGAAATGGCGGTTACCCTGATTAACACCCTGACGGCGGAATTCCGGCCGGAAAAGTACACCGACGAGTACCGCCAGGCTCTGAGAAAGTTGGTAGAGGCTAAGATAGCAGGGCAAGAGGTGGAGGTCCCGGCCCGGCCCGAGGCCCACAAAGTGGTGGACCTTATGGAGGCCCTTAAAGCCAGTATTGAGATGGTGCAAAAAGAGGAAAAGGCCGGTGCCCGGCGCCGGCGAAAGACCTCATGA
- the ligD gene encoding non-homologous end-joining DNA ligase, with product MNEIELTNLDKVFWPEEGLTKFDLIKHYIDLAPVVLPYLKGRPVIMKRYPDGIKGQAFYQRECPAGAPPWVETVTVHHRESGKRVNYVLCNNPETLAWLANLGCIELHAWLSRAEHLEYPDIAVIDLDPAEGATFRDVLEVAVLLRGVLKELGLTGYPKTSGARGLHVFIPLAPRWTFSEVTAAVGALAGMMAEIYPAKVTIAHEIARRRGKVYFDYRQNARGRSMAFPYSLRPLPGAPVSAPLTWEEVEEGRIVPQDFNIHTICSRLQERGDLYRGLLEGRNDLTSLLEAARVLVSP from the coding sequence ATGAACGAAATAGAATTAACCAATTTGGATAAGGTTTTCTGGCCGGAAGAAGGGTTGACCAAATTTGACCTTATAAAGCACTATATCGATTTGGCTCCGGTGGTCCTTCCCTACCTCAAGGGTCGGCCGGTGATAATGAAGCGATACCCGGACGGAATAAAGGGGCAGGCCTTTTACCAGAGGGAATGCCCCGCCGGTGCCCCGCCCTGGGTGGAGACCGTAACCGTGCACCACCGCGAGAGCGGCAAGCGCGTTAACTATGTTTTGTGCAATAATCCGGAGACCCTGGCCTGGCTGGCCAACCTGGGGTGCATCGAGCTCCATGCCTGGCTTTCCCGGGCGGAGCACCTGGAGTATCCCGATATAGCTGTGATTGACCTGGACCCGGCAGAAGGAGCCACTTTCCGGGATGTCCTGGAAGTGGCCGTTCTTTTGCGCGGGGTTCTGAAAGAATTGGGGCTTACCGGTTATCCCAAGACTTCAGGAGCCAGGGGACTTCACGTTTTTATTCCCCTGGCACCCAGGTGGACTTTTTCCGAGGTGACGGCGGCCGTGGGCGCTTTGGCCGGCATGATGGCCGAGATATATCCGGCCAAGGTAACCATTGCCCATGAAATAGCCAGGCGCAGGGGTAAAGTATATTTCGACTACAGACAGAATGCCCGGGGCCGCTCCATGGCCTTTCCGTACAGCCTGCGGCCTCTGCCCGGGGCTCCGGTGTCCGCACCACTGACCTGGGAGGAGGTAGAAGAGGGGAGAATAGTCCCCCAGGATTTTAACATCCACACCATCTGCAGCCGCCTCCAGGAGCGGGGGGATCTTTACCGGGGTTTACTCGAGGGCCGCAACGACCTTACCTCCCTTCTGGAGGCGGCCCGGGTTTTAGTGTCCCCTTGA
- a CDS encoding stalk domain-containing protein: MFFKKAVTCILCTGILVLTSVPAVAGTAPARIYVNNREVSIPPGDQAPFIEGGRTYVPLRIIAEKLGALVEWRQDTRQVVITSGDDNSYAVPPRTGKNTDVEIVVNGEALNIPPSYGKARITAAGRTVVPLRAVGEALGCEVHWVQATRVVEIKSLTFKLLEDLAAYRSNLRLLDGRVVNSSELPAMGEEAFSPAQVQEFKKMLELLAPYKHEIKLPGGTVIKTADLTIMGEPILTADDLKAWMAKETPRIAEMMRREGREMLPIPDELPELYIKIGKQYGVRGDLAFAQAVKETRYFQFTGSVKAFQNNYCGLWATSQPLTGQESLNGADPSAVSLQPGLYGATFASPAIGVEAHIQHLYAYATKEPLPPGKTLYDPRFNLVQRGSAQRWVELNARWAVPGTTYGQSIIQDYWLRALSSNR, translated from the coding sequence ATGTTTTTTAAAAAGGCGGTTACGTGTATTTTATGCACGGGGATTTTGGTGTTAACTAGCGTTCCGGCGGTGGCAGGGACGGCGCCGGCGCGTATTTATGTTAATAACAGGGAGGTAAGTATTCCGCCGGGTGACCAGGCGCCATTTATAGAGGGAGGCCGTACTTACGTCCCGCTGCGCATCATCGCCGAAAAACTGGGCGCATTAGTGGAATGGCGGCAGGATACGAGACAGGTGGTCATCACCTCTGGGGACGATAACTCATATGCGGTGCCGCCGCGTACCGGTAAGAATACAGATGTGGAGATAGTTGTGAACGGGGAAGCGCTTAATATTCCTCCTTCTTACGGCAAGGCCCGGATAACCGCCGCCGGCCGGACGGTGGTTCCCCTGCGGGCGGTGGGCGAGGCCCTGGGCTGTGAGGTACATTGGGTACAGGCAACGAGGGTGGTAGAAATAAAGTCGCTTACATTCAAGCTGCTGGAGGATCTGGCCGCTTACCGCTCCAACCTGCGCCTGCTGGACGGCAGAGTTGTGAATTCCTCCGAACTGCCTGCCATGGGGGAAGAGGCCTTTAGTCCCGCCCAAGTGCAGGAGTTTAAAAAGATGCTGGAACTCCTGGCCCCGTATAAACACGAAATCAAACTGCCGGGCGGAACCGTAATTAAGACGGCCGACCTGACCATTATGGGCGAACCGATACTTACGGCAGATGACCTCAAGGCCTGGATGGCCAAGGAGACGCCGCGTATTGCTGAGATGATGCGGCGGGAGGGACGGGAAATGTTGCCTATCCCCGATGAACTACCAGAGTTGTATATCAAGATCGGCAAGCAATACGGCGTGCGGGGCGACCTGGCCTTCGCCCAGGCGGTCAAGGAGACCCGCTACTTCCAGTTCACGGGTAGCGTAAAGGCCTTTCAGAATAACTACTGCGGCCTGTGGGCAACCAGCCAGCCCCTAACAGGACAGGAGTCCTTGAATGGGGCCGACCCGTCGGCCGTCAGCCTGCAGCCCGGCCTTTACGGCGCCACCTTTGCGTCCCCGGCCATCGGGGTGGAGGCTCATATCCAGCACCTCTATGCCTATGCTACCAAGGAGCCCCTGCCTCCGGGGAAAACCCTGTACGACCCGCGGTTCAATCTGGTCCAGCGAGGCTCGGCGCAAAGATGGGTAGAGCTCAACGCCCGCTGGGCGGTACCGGGAACCACTTACGGCCAGAGCATTATCCAGGATTACTGGCTAAGAGCGCTGTCCTCAAACCGATAA
- a CDS encoding DUF6951 family protein: MAYAKIDAGICGFITEVEVTASGVTQAGVKISSTCPNIQKIAAKLTEVNPLEEIGSKNERSRIRELFRRYSPHAACPVPSGVGSGRGSRPTPGRPHSRIPLIIRAFLRPGRSGSRYTPCRVDLNSKKNVPARHPSTGQGFSWALG; this comes from the coding sequence ATGGCTTATGCTAAGATAGATGCGGGCATTTGCGGTTTCATCACGGAAGTAGAAGTAACCGCCAGCGGTGTAACGCAGGCCGGGGTGAAAATCAGCAGCACCTGCCCTAATATCCAAAAAATAGCTGCTAAGCTCACCGAGGTTAATCCCCTAGAAGAGATTGGAAGCAAGAATGAACGCAGCCGTATTCGCGAACTTTTCCGGCGGTATAGCCCCCATGCAGCCTGTCCGGTCCCTTCCGGGGTGGGAAGTGGCCGCGGGTCTCGCCCTACCCCGGGACGTCCACATTCACGTATCCCACTTATTATACGGGCTTTTTTGAGGCCGGGACGATCCGGTTCACGGTATACGCCTTGCCGTGTTGACCTCAATAGTAAGAAAAACGTCCCTGCCCGGCACCCAAGTACCGGGCAGGGATTTTCTTGGGCTCTGGGCTAA